One Brachyhypopomus gauderio isolate BG-103 chromosome 15, BGAUD_0.2, whole genome shotgun sequence genomic region harbors:
- the LOC143475944 gene encoding uncharacterized protein LOC143475944, with protein MMLTFPTFFHRVIERLQESIKNQDALIGELQKKCPEQPVTEQMAQLSVLIGQKDKELQALKNELDQERQKTEKENQACSLKQEELNRLQQTAKQLSEDLQSTKNSSQTLKHRLEEMDRENKALSAELEQRNGELGVERRNSLKRDKIIQGLSLLLKEKEKEVEELYGNLEEKEKILAKTREALHKAQLQKHQASRPNVCVCVCVCVCVCVCVCVCVCVFCDQLDYMNMVWDLEQDRAPSDITLTKLRERLREKEKALEDTLLKEKDVELQQLVNTVKTVQRSSQESEASLQGALNEKDSIIQQLQHSLQLKTTDMEFAAVEKKEIEVRWLQLCVRVEREVERLNSVLLQNEETINSFDTLLKEKDVELQQLVNTVKTVQRSSQESEASLQGALNEKDSIIQQLQHSLQLKTTDVEKLLAQVQERGGPVAQLKVSEALPTQVLELRQTIEVLQEKLKKREAQISRRNSEVNSPPVSIKATVLLKKELAQKTQALNSALRRENQLKCQAASGTMLLVLEEAERLLELFWRVTLPSGDLTHTLQEEVLRSEVSRLQSWLSQQERMLTGAVKRLRSNNQLREGMEHIIIDQLSMTHGVLKKARENLEEITLDAQ; from the exons ATGATGCTAACTTTTCCCACCTTCTTTCACAGAGTGATTGAGCGTCTCCAGGAGTCTATCAAAAACCAGGACGCTCTGATTGGAGAGCTGCAGAAGAAGTGCCCAGAGCAGCCAGTCACAGAGCAGATGGCACAGCTCAGCGTTCTGATTGGGCAAAAGGACAAGGAGCTACAG GCTCTGAAAAATGAGTTGGACCAGGAGAGACAGAAAACGGAGAAAGaaaaccag gcatGCTCACTGAAGCAGGAGGAGTTGAACAGGCTGCAGCAGACTGCCAAGCAGCTGAGCGAAGACCTTCAATCCACCAAGAACAGCAGCCAAACACTTAAACACAGACTGGAGGAGATGGACCGTGAGAACaag GCGCTCTCGGCTGAGCTGGAGCAGAGGAATGGTGAGTTGGGTGTGGAGAGGAGGAACTCTCTGAAGAGAGACAAGATCATCCAGGGTCTGAGCCTACTGctcaaggagaaggagaaagag gtTGAGGAGTTGTATGGTAatttggaggagaaggagaagattcTTGCCAAGACCAGAGAAGCACTTCACAAAGCCCAGCTTCAAAAGCACCAGGCAAGTagaccaaacgtgtgtgtgtgtgtgtgtgtgtgtgtgtgtgtgtgtgtgtgtgtgtgtgtgtgtgtgtgtgtgttttgtgatcaGTTG gaCTACATGAACATGGTGTGGGACCTGGAGCAGGACCGGGCACCAAGTGACATCACGCTGACCAAgctgagagagaggctgagggagaaggagaaggctCTGGAG gacacgctgttgaaggagaaggacgtggagctgcagcagctggtgaacacagtgaagactgtgcagcgctccagtcaggagagcgaggccagcctgcagggggcgctgaacgagaaagactccatcatccagcagctacagcactctctacagctcaaaaccacggacatggag TTTGCGGCTGTGGAGAAGAAGGAGATTGAGGTCCGCTGGCTTCAGCTGtgcgtgagggtggagagagaggtggagcgcCTGAACAGCGTGCTTTTACAAAATGAGGAGACCATCaat agctttgacacgctgttgaaggagaaggacgtggagctgcagcagctggtgaacacagtgaagactgtgcagcgctccagtcaggagagcgaggccagcctgcagggggcgctgaacgagaaagactccatcatccagcagctacagcactctctacagctcaaaaccacggacgtggag aagcTGTTGGCACAGGTCCAGGAGAGAGGCGGGCCAGTGGCTCAGTTAAAGGTGTCAGAGGCTCTGCCCACTCAGGTGCTGGAGCTCAGACAGACCATAGAGGTGCTGCAGGAGAAACTGAAGAAAAGagaag ctCAAATATCACGGCGGAACAGTGAGGTGAATTCTCCCCCAGTCAGTATTAAGGCCACAGTACTACTGAAGAAGGAGCTAGCTCAGAAAACACAGGCTCTTAACAGTGCACTGAGGAGGGAGAACcagctgaag TGTCAGGCTGCATCAGGCACTATGCTTTTGGTTCTGGAGGAGGCGGAGAGACTCCTGGAGCTGTTCTGGAGAGTAACTCTGCCGTCaggagacctcacacacacactgcag gaggaggtgttgagGAGTGAGGTGTCTCGATTACAGAGCTGGCTGTCTCAGCAGGAGCGGATGCTCACAGGAGCAGTCAAACGACTGCGATCCAACAACCAGCTTCGAGAAGGCATGGAACACATCATCATCGACCAAT tGTCCATGACTCACGGGGTGCTGAAGAAAGCCAGAGAAAACCTGGAG GAAATCACCCTGGATGCCCAGTGA
- the LOC143476332 gene encoding uncharacterized protein LOC143476332, with protein MRRDKMCPPRLEQQEAPAAQSEQQSTQRMKRSLRHTVRDVSPDDAAPLKGNGSANAPLLFPENLTLPLIREPPSHQTCRNVVFPAGVEPALCRVPHGGGVLEDFRERIDQLVADCKDNPYMVMGNMFPSWLGNSTPASHNWLSRRCSLCSGTSWGPPATVVRSTAGVEA; from the exons atGCGAAGAGATAAGATGTGTCCGCCTCGTCTGGAGCaacaagaagctccagccgcacagtCGGAGCAGCAGAGcacgcagcgaatgaagcgcagccttaggcacacggtgagggacgtgagcccagacgacgcggcacctctgaaaggtaacggctcGGCAAATGCTCCTCTGCTGTTTCCTGAGAACCTTACCTTACCACTTATCCGTGAACCTCCttcccatcagacctgcaggaacgtcgtctttcctgcaggtgtgGAACCTGCGCTCTgtcgtgtcccgcatggcggtggtgtccttgaggacTTCAGGGAGCgcattgatcagctggtggCCGACTGCAAGGACAACCCATATATGGTCATGGGCAACATGTTCCCG agctggttagggaactctacccctgcaagccacaactggttgagcagaaggtgctccctctgctctggtacctcctggggacctccagcaacagtggtacggtccacggcaggggtggaagcgtga